Within Actinoplanes sp. L3-i22, the genomic segment GAACCGCGCCAGCGCGTTGAACAGGCTGGACTTGCCGCTGCCGGTGCTGCCGGCCAGCGCCACCACGGTGTGGTCCAGGGACAGCGTCAGCCGCCCGCTGGCCCGTTCCACCACGGTGTGCGCGTTGACCAGCTCACCGTCCGGCAGGTACGGATCGACCAGCCGCAGGAACCGGGACAGCGCCTCCAGACGTTTCGCCAGGCTCTCGGCGTCCACCCGATCGGTGTCACGCACCTTTTCCACCAGACTCATGACCCCGATCCGGTCAACGCGATGTCCTTCCTGGCGCTCTCCACCTCGGCGGCGGCTCGGCGCAACAGTGTGCCGGGTTCGGCCTCGAGCCGCACGGCCGCGGTCCGTTTCGCGTAGCGCGCGGCCTCGGCGTCGAGCAGTTCGTCGAAACGGGCGACCAGCTCGGTGCGGGCCCGCGCGGCAAGAGTACGGATCGCCTGGTCCCCGAAGACCGCCTCGAGCACTTTCTGCGCGGCGACCGTGGTGCCGGCGCCGACCGCGACCTCCAGGCCGGTCGGGATGAACGCGGTCGCGGTGAACACGGCGATCATCACGGCCAGGCCGGCGCCGTTCACCGCGTACGCCGTGCCGCGGGCGACCGAGCGCTTGTCGCCGCTCTCCCGCCGGACCAGGTCGAGCACCCACTTCTGCCAGTCGCGGACCATCCGGTCGGCGCGCTCGGGCAGGCCGGGCGAGGCCGACTTCAGCTCGGGGAGCAGCAGCGCCGCCCCGGCCGGGTGCTGCTGCCAGGACGCCCAGGCCTGTTCGGCGGCGTCCGCCGCGACCCCGCGCAGCAGCGTGACCAGCTGGGACTCCAGCGCGATCTGCAGGTTGCGGCTGGGCTCGGGGCGGCCGGTGACCGCCGCGATGAACTTGTCGCGGATGGCGCCGACCCGGGACTCCAGGGCCCGGATGAACTCGCCGGTGCCGACGAACTCCTGCCAGCGGGCCAGCACCTCGCCGCGGAGCAGCCGGCCGTCCTGCAGGCCGTCCCGGACGGTCTGCTTGGCCGCCCGGTACGCCGCCTCGACCCGCTCGTCCAGCGCCTGGGCCGCGCGGGTCTGGTCCTCGGCCGCCTCGGCCAGGCCGGCCACCACCGGGACCAGGGCGGCCAGCGCCCCGTTGAGGGTCTGCCGGGCCACCGCGTCCCGGGCCTGCGGGTCCGCCGAGAGCTGGGCGAACCACTGCCGCATCGGCTGGATCACCGGGGCCGGCAGCATGCCGCGGGCGTCCAGCTCGCTCTCCGGCAGCACGAACAGCGGGGCCGCGCCGAGGTCGTGCTCGGTCAGCATCTCGCCCAGGTGCGTGGAGATCTCGGCGGCCGCGTCCAGCGGCACCCGGTCCAGCACCAGGGCGATCACCGTGCCGCGCAGACGGGCGGTCTTGAGCAGCTCCCAGGGCACCGCGTCGGCGTACCGCGCCGCGGTGGTGACGAACAGCCACAGGTCGGCCGCGGCCAGCAGCTGGGCGGCGAGCTTGCGGTTGTGGTCGACCACCGAGTCCACGTCCGGCGCGTCCAGCAGGGCCAGGCCGGGGCCGATGCCGCGGGCCCCGACGATCTGCAGCGAGTTCGGATCGTCACTGGTCTTGACCGTGCGGATCAGCCCGGGCAGCAGATGTGGCTGCTCGAACCAGCCGAGATTTTCCGGGTGCGCGACCAGCACCGGCGAGCGGGTGGTCGGCCGCAGCACGCCGGACGTCGTCACCGGCTCCTGGATCAGGCTGTTGACCAGCGTCGACTTGCCGGCGCCGGTGGACCCGCCGACCACCACGAGCAGTGGCGCGTCGAGCCGGGACAGGCGGGGGATCAGATAGTCGTCGAGTTGGGCGAGGAGGGCGGATCCGACGCGCCTGGCCTCGTCGGCGGAGGGCAGCACCAACGGGTACGAAACCGTGCCGAGTGCGGTGTGCAGCCGGTTCAGTGCCGCCGCGAGCCTGCCCACGGCGGGTGGGGGTGCGACCGATGCGGTGGTGATGCCGTTCTCCTTGTTCGCGGGACGGGCCAAGCCGGACCCCGTACGATCAGCAATGTCTGCTCGTGTCGGGCCGAAGCCTACGGCAGATGTGCTGACCTGGTCTTTCTTGCTTGCTTCAGCGGGGACAGGGGCCGAGGCCTCCTGCTCGACCGCCTCTCCGTGCGTCGTCACGGATAAAGCGTGCACGATCTATCCAGGTCGGGCAACGGGTACCGGTATGCCGTGACCGGACAGGTACAGAGGTGTTTGCGCTCGGTACGGGCCTTCAGCGCTCGACTTGCGTCACTCCGACTCAACTTCGATTTGACGGTTGGCGAACCCGTGGCATCATTGAGTCGGTTCCACTCAACCCTGTACGGACTCACGCTCGTACGACACAGCCGGTAATCGAAGCGAGGAACACCATGGCACGTGCGGTCGGCATCGACCTCGGCACCACGAACTCCTGCGTCAGCGTTCTGGAAGGAGGCGAGCCCACCGTCATCGCCAACGCGGAGGGCTCCCGGACGACGCCGTCGATCGTGGCCTTCGCCCGCAACGGTGAGGTGCTCGTCGGCGAGGTCGCCAAGCGCCAGGCGGTGACGAACCCGGACCGGACGATTCGTTCGGTCAAGCGGGAGGTCGGCACCAACTGGTCGATTGACATCGACGGCAAGAAGTACACCCCGCAGGAGATCTCCGCGCGGGTGCTGATGAAGCTCAAGCGCGATGCCGAGGCGTACCTCGGTGAGCAGATCGCGGACGCGGTCATCACCGTCCCGGCGTATTTCAACGACGCGCAGCGTCAGGCGACCAAGGAGGCCGGCGAGATCGCCGGTCTGAACGTCCTGCGGATCGTGAACGAGCCGACCGCGGCCGCCCTGGCCTACGGCCTGGACAAGGGCACCAAGGAGCAGACCGTCCTGGTCTTCGACCTCGGCGGCGGCACCTTCGACGTCTCCCTGCTGGAGCTGGGCGACGGCGTCATCGAGGTCAAGTCGACCTCCGGTGACAACCACCTCGGTGGCGACGACTGGGACCAGCGGATCATCGATCACCTGGTCAAGACGTTCCGCGGTGAGCACGGCATCGACCTGTCCCAGGACAAGATGGCCCTGCAGCGTCTGCGCGAGGCCGCCGAGAAGGCCAAGATCGAGCTGTCCGCGGCGACCACCACCAGCATCAACCTGCCGTACATCACGGCCGGGGCGAACGGCCCGCTGCACCTGGACACGTCGCTGTCCCGGGCCGAGTTCCAGCGCATGACGCAGGACCTGCTCGACCGGTGCAAGGGCCCGTTCGAGTCCGCGATCAAGGACGCCGACGTCAAGCTCGCCGACATCGACCACGTCATCCTGGTCGGTGGCTCGACGCGGATGCCGGCCGTCACCGAGCTGGTGCAGAGCCTGATCGGCCGCGAGCCGAACAAGGGCGTCAACCCGGACGAGGTCGTCGCCGTCGGCGCCGCGCTGCAGGCCGGCGTGCTCAAGGGCGAGGTCAAGGACGTCCTGCTGCTCGATGTCACCCCGCTGTCGCTGGGCATCGAGACCAAGGGCGGCATCATGCACAAGCTGGTGGAGCGCAACACCACCATCCCGGCGCACCGCTCCGAGGTCTACACCACGGCGGACGACAACCAGCCCTCCGTGCTGATCCAGGTCTACCAGGGCGAGCGCGAGATGGCCGCCTACAACAAGAAGCTCGGCACCTTCGAGCTCTCCGGCATCGCGCCCGCGCCGCGTGGCGTGCCGCAGATCGAGGTCTCCTTCGACATCGACGCGAACGGCATCGTGCACGTGTCCGCCAAGGACCTGGGCACGGGCAAGGAGCAGAAGATGACGATCACCGGCGGCTCCGCGCTGCCGAAGGAAGACATCGAGCGGATGATGCGCGACGCCGAGTCGCACGCCGACGACGACAAGAAGCGGCGTGAGGACGCGGAGTCCCGCAACCTGGCCGAGCAGCTCCAGTGGCAGACCGAGAAGTTCCTGGCGGAGAGCGGCGACAAGCTCCCCGAGGACAGCAAGAACAAGATCGGCGAGGCGCTCGGTGAGCTCCGCGGCGCGCTCGGCGGCACCGACATCGAGAAGATCAAGTCGGCGCACG encodes:
- the dnaK gene encoding molecular chaperone DnaK — protein: MARAVGIDLGTTNSCVSVLEGGEPTVIANAEGSRTTPSIVAFARNGEVLVGEVAKRQAVTNPDRTIRSVKREVGTNWSIDIDGKKYTPQEISARVLMKLKRDAEAYLGEQIADAVITVPAYFNDAQRQATKEAGEIAGLNVLRIVNEPTAAALAYGLDKGTKEQTVLVFDLGGGTFDVSLLELGDGVIEVKSTSGDNHLGGDDWDQRIIDHLVKTFRGEHGIDLSQDKMALQRLREAAEKAKIELSAATTTSINLPYITAGANGPLHLDTSLSRAEFQRMTQDLLDRCKGPFESAIKDADVKLADIDHVILVGGSTRMPAVTELVQSLIGREPNKGVNPDEVVAVGAALQAGVLKGEVKDVLLLDVTPLSLGIETKGGIMHKLVERNTTIPAHRSEVYTTADDNQPSVLIQVYQGEREMAAYNKKLGTFELSGIAPAPRGVPQIEVSFDIDANGIVHVSAKDLGTGKEQKMTITGGSALPKEDIERMMRDAESHADDDKKRREDAESRNLAEQLQWQTEKFLAESGDKLPEDSKNKIGEALGELRGALGGTDIEKIKSAHERLSQVSQEAGSLLYSQSEAPQAGPAGEGAPGGATGAGPTAGGGDDVVDAEIVEDDKK
- a CDS encoding ABC transporter, translating into MARPANKENGITTASVAPPPAVGRLAAALNRLHTALGTVSYPLVLPSADEARRVGSALLAQLDDYLIPRLSRLDAPLLVVVGGSTGAGKSTLVNSLIQEPVTTSGVLRPTTRSPVLVAHPENLGWFEQPHLLPGLIRTVKTSDDPNSLQIVGARGIGPGLALLDAPDVDSVVDHNRKLAAQLLAAADLWLFVTTAARYADAVPWELLKTARLRGTVIALVLDRVPLDAAAEISTHLGEMLTEHDLGAAPLFVLPESELDARGMLPAPVIQPMRQWFAQLSADPQARDAVARQTLNGALAALVPVVAGLAEAAEDQTRAAQALDERVEAAYRAAKQTVRDGLQDGRLLRGEVLARWQEFVGTGEFIRALESRVGAIRDKFIAAVTGRPEPSRNLQIALESQLVTLLRGVAADAAEQAWASWQQHPAGAALLLPELKSASPGLPERADRMVRDWQKWVLDLVRRESGDKRSVARGTAYAVNGAGLAVMIAVFTATAFIPTGLEVAVGAGTTVAAQKVLEAVFGDQAIRTLAARARTELVARFDELLDAEAARYAKRTAAVRLEAEPGTLLRRAAAEVESARKDIALTGSGS